In the Oligoflexus sp. genome, one interval contains:
- a CDS encoding leucine-rich repeat domain-containing protein, giving the protein MVRPGKHARLAWLSLLLLGACQQSGQSYRGVAASRVRAANASTAATVTPQPIGPATDNLFLSFAQLCDDRKNLERAYTVKVLMQRSSSSSCEGLYAYLVGAADLNLVASGIRDISLLAFAPALARLDLRDNSIVDLSPLKDMKQLRYLDVSGNRISKIEPLAPLTQLIELGISENSISDISAVRGMTQLKLLKASKNSIASIEALAGLKNLQSVSLHTNMITRVDSLGGLTNLTNVNIHNNAELADPSPLRALDKLQTLDIQGTKIKDLAFLGQLTNLVELHLLGGPFAGLETLSQLKKLETLELANQVGPGESPSAAPVLDYTFLQTLPRLSNLEIADFNVTDISFLTPVKTLQSLNLFTSPLVNPEVLGQLTSLKQLTLLSNLASDGQFLTSLKNLEKLEVPFGALSSLNFLAATPALQELDISGNVITDLAPLAQARNLRILRMDSLDATSLAPLSGLTQLTSLIATDNSISDLQPLSALIKLEKLNLGANSVAYSLEPLARLSNLQELNLNGAPSVNLKGLENLQSLQFLSASGIKMSDCSGLTALTKLTNLNISRNSLGDLKCLSNLQKLESLNISENPGVTGLTPLLGLDQLTTLLVGTTGVKDLEPLRSKVRLSILQLKNTAVQSIEPLAQLTRLESLDLAGTQLVALRDRSQAGCQKQQQSRATQSYCEQKP; this is encoded by the coding sequence ATGGTCAGGCCAGGGAAACATGCGCGGCTCGCATGGCTATCGCTCTTACTGCTCGGCGCGTGCCAGCAGAGCGGTCAGTCCTATCGCGGCGTCGCAGCGAGCCGGGTGCGGGCGGCGAATGCCAGCACCGCCGCGACCGTCACGCCCCAGCCTATCGGTCCCGCCACCGACAATCTCTTTTTAAGCTTCGCGCAGCTCTGTGACGATCGTAAAAATTTGGAGCGGGCCTATACCGTCAAGGTCCTCATGCAGCGTTCATCCAGCAGCAGCTGCGAGGGACTTTACGCGTATCTGGTCGGGGCTGCGGACCTGAATCTCGTGGCCAGCGGCATACGAGACATCAGTCTTCTGGCGTTTGCGCCAGCCCTGGCCCGACTGGATCTCAGGGATAATAGTATCGTCGATCTCAGTCCGCTCAAAGATATGAAGCAGCTGCGATACCTGGATGTCTCGGGCAACAGGATCAGCAAGATCGAGCCTCTCGCGCCCTTAACGCAGCTGATCGAACTCGGTATTTCCGAAAACTCCATAAGCGACATCAGCGCCGTTCGCGGCATGACCCAGCTGAAACTGCTGAAAGCTTCCAAAAATTCCATCGCCTCCATCGAGGCCCTCGCAGGCTTGAAGAATCTGCAATCGGTGAGTCTCCACACGAATATGATAACGCGTGTCGACAGTCTCGGCGGACTTACGAACTTGACCAACGTCAATATCCATAACAATGCTGAGCTCGCAGATCCCTCGCCTCTAAGGGCTCTGGATAAGCTTCAGACCCTGGATATTCAGGGAACCAAAATCAAAGATCTCGCTTTCCTGGGGCAGCTGACGAACCTCGTCGAGCTTCATCTCCTGGGCGGGCCCTTCGCGGGACTGGAAACTCTTTCCCAGTTGAAAAAACTTGAGACCCTGGAACTTGCCAACCAAGTGGGACCAGGCGAAAGTCCCAGCGCAGCACCCGTCCTTGACTATACCTTCCTGCAGACTTTGCCCCGGCTCAGCAATTTGGAAATCGCCGATTTTAACGTCACCGATATCAGCTTTTTGACTCCAGTTAAAACTCTTCAGTCTCTGAATCTTTTCACCTCGCCTCTCGTCAACCCCGAGGTCCTCGGTCAGCTCACGTCCTTGAAGCAGCTCACCCTGCTCAGCAACCTCGCCTCGGACGGACAGTTTCTGACCAGTCTCAAAAACCTGGAAAAGCTCGAAGTCCCCTTCGGCGCTTTGAGCAGTTTGAATTTCCTCGCCGCGACACCCGCACTGCAGGAACTTGATATCTCGGGCAACGTGATCACCGACCTTGCGCCACTGGCCCAGGCCCGAAACCTTCGCATTCTTCGCATGGACAGCCTCGATGCCACGAGTCTTGCGCCTCTGAGCGGCCTGACCCAGCTGACATCGTTGATTGCCACCGACAACAGCATCAGCGATCTGCAGCCGCTTTCCGCTTTGATCAAACTCGAAAAATTGAATCTGGGCGCCAACAGCGTGGCCTACAGCCTGGAACCTCTCGCACGACTCAGCAATCTTCAGGAACTGAATCTGAACGGTGCGCCTTCGGTCAACCTGAAAGGCCTGGAAAACCTTCAATCCCTGCAGTTTCTGAGTGCCTCAGGGATTAAGATGAGCGACTGCTCGGGACTCACGGCCCTGACAAAGCTTACCAATCTGAATATCAGCCGCAATAGTCTTGGCGATTTAAAATGCCTCAGCAATTTGCAGAAGCTTGAGTCCTTAAACATCAGTGAGAACCCAGGCGTTACGGGTTTAACGCCGCTTCTTGGACTGGATCAGCTGACGACGCTCCTGGTCGGCACCACCGGCGTGAAGGACCTTGAGCCTCTGCGCTCCAAAGTTCGCCTCAGCATTCTGCAGCTGAAAAATACCGCCGTGCAGTCCATAGAACCTTTGGCGCAACTCACGCGATTGGAGTCTTTGGATCTAGCCGGTACTCAATTGGTGGCCCTGAGGGATCGTTCCCAGGCTGGCTGTCAAAAACAGCAGCAGAGTCGCGCGACACAAAGTTACTGTGAGCAAAAACCATGA
- a CDS encoding B12-binding domain-containing radical SAM protein, giving the protein MTSPRILLLTPPMTQLNTPYPATAYLTGFLQMHGYAVEQRDPAIELLLALLSRHGLMEIKAELDANFEDVPYEERPEEVQLFLENFPAYLNTVEPTLRFLQGKDPSLAIRLCSRQYLPEAIGFAGLHQMEEIEGAEHLGHAFGSLGTQDKGKYLASLYVAGLVSVINAGIDPRFELSRYGERLAASNPSFDDLHDSIEGQETFVDDVQKSIILGYLNDTKPDVVGITLPFPGNVYAGFKIAQTVKQWNPEVRVLMGGGYVNTELRGLKDPRVFNYVDYITVDDGERPLLNLLEHLSGQRPENELMRTYQRKDGRVLYWDSKKTHDIPHKDTGTPTYRGLPLDSYLSICEMPNPMHRIWSDGRWNKITLAHGCYWNKCSFCDVSLDYIARYDEAHADIILARMEALIAETGQTGFHFVDEAAPPKVLLALANRIIEKGLTVTWWGNIRFEKTFTPKVAKILAASGCIAVSGGLEVASDRLLKLMNKGVTVEQVARVTRALTDAGILVHAYLMYGFPTQTKKETVEALEYVRQLFQAGCIQSGYWHRFAATVHSPVGKNPEQFGIRLLPYDDIQFASNDIEFEDPTPCDHEVLGEGLKRALYNYMHGMGLNEPLHIWFDQPIPKPKVSADYIAAALHQVH; this is encoded by the coding sequence ATGACGAGCCCCAGGATCCTTCTTCTTACGCCTCCAATGACGCAGCTGAATACCCCTTATCCGGCGACAGCCTATCTCACGGGTTTTCTGCAGATGCATGGCTATGCAGTAGAGCAACGTGACCCGGCCATTGAACTGCTGCTGGCCTTGCTTTCCCGACATGGACTTATGGAGATCAAGGCCGAGCTGGATGCGAACTTCGAAGACGTCCCTTATGAAGAGCGTCCGGAGGAAGTGCAGCTCTTCCTGGAAAATTTCCCAGCCTATTTGAATACGGTGGAACCGACCCTACGTTTTCTGCAGGGCAAGGATCCGAGTCTTGCGATACGACTCTGCTCGCGGCAGTACCTGCCCGAGGCCATCGGTTTTGCGGGCCTGCATCAGATGGAAGAGATCGAAGGCGCGGAGCATCTGGGTCATGCCTTTGGCAGTCTCGGCACGCAGGACAAGGGTAAGTACCTCGCGAGTCTTTATGTGGCGGGACTCGTGTCGGTGATCAATGCGGGCATTGATCCGCGCTTCGAGCTTTCGCGTTACGGCGAAAGGCTGGCGGCGAGCAATCCGAGCTTCGATGATCTGCATGATTCGATCGAAGGCCAGGAAACCTTTGTCGATGATGTGCAGAAATCCATCATCCTTGGTTATTTGAACGATACAAAGCCGGATGTGGTCGGGATCACCCTCCCCTTTCCTGGCAATGTCTACGCGGGTTTTAAGATCGCGCAGACGGTGAAGCAGTGGAATCCTGAGGTCCGCGTGCTGATGGGCGGCGGTTATGTGAATACCGAGCTGCGTGGTCTGAAAGATCCTCGCGTCTTCAACTATGTGGACTATATCACCGTCGATGACGGCGAGCGTCCGCTTCTGAACCTGCTTGAGCATCTGAGCGGCCAACGTCCCGAGAATGAGCTGATGCGCACCTATCAGCGCAAAGACGGACGCGTTCTCTATTGGGATTCGAAAAAGACCCATGATATCCCGCATAAGGATACCGGCACGCCCACCTATCGGGGCCTGCCGCTCGACAGTTATCTTTCCATCTGTGAAATGCCCAATCCCATGCATCGCATCTGGTCGGATGGGCGTTGGAACAAGATCACGCTCGCGCATGGCTGCTACTGGAACAAGTGCAGCTTCTGCGATGTGAGCCTCGATTATATCGCGCGCTATGATGAGGCGCATGCGGATATCATCCTGGCCCGCATGGAGGCCCTGATCGCGGAAACCGGCCAGACCGGATTTCACTTCGTCGATGAAGCCGCGCCGCCCAAGGTGCTGCTGGCCCTGGCCAATCGAATCATAGAAAAAGGCCTGACCGTCACCTGGTGGGGCAATATACGTTTTGAAAAGACCTTCACGCCGAAGGTGGCGAAAATCCTGGCTGCGTCCGGCTGCATCGCGGTGAGCGGTGGTTTGGAAGTCGCTTCCGATCGGCTTTTGAAGCTGATGAATAAGGGCGTCACGGTCGAGCAGGTGGCGCGCGTGACCCGGGCCTTAACGGATGCCGGCATCCTCGTTCACGCTTACCTTATGTATGGGTTTCCCACGCAAACGAAAAAGGAAACCGTCGAGGCCCTCGAATACGTGCGGCAGCTCTTCCAGGCCGGCTGCATTCAATCCGGCTACTGGCATCGCTTTGCCGCCACCGTGCACAGTCCTGTCGGAAAAAATCCCGAGCAGTTTGGGATTCGGCTCCTGCCTTACGATGATATCCAGTTTGCCAGCAATGATATCGAGTTCGAAGACCCGACCCCATGCGATCATGAGGTCCTGGGGGAAGGGCTCAAGCGGGCGCTTTATAACTACATGCACGGAATGGGCTTGAACGAACCGCTGCATATCTGGTTTGATCAACCCATCCCGAAACCCAAGGTGTCGGCAGATTATATCGCGGCGGCGCTACATCAGGTCCATTAA
- a CDS encoding 7TM-DISM domain-containing protein, with product MKILVLLIMLLTIPRLEAGSLPEFIWDATAEAEGLSIQGNLAWNQKACDFDKVEQDTRTFPVFSYKRPSGKPYKDPTGAFCFALRLPEERLGTLLHFSMIRLFGVAELTINGERVWFQDQTTGAERLNLLYEVKSQNLLVELRLRCHEAPSCGFRGALHVRSDRQGTRADLLHYSYDLLALTGILACLFYHMIFAFLRRRSSTAIFLSINAFALMLRLFLSGHGQLHFFFNIPENWYWRLETLAAYLLLASTVSLVRTVFENEAPKHLSLLGWSIAGTSSVFLLLGPRVFPFLLSIVYALVFLNIINYMFVIPRALRQRRSGAVLMVICAAVTFFSALFEALNTRWNIEMHSAAQPLTYLGTMIFQSVLLATRINDAFVTAEKQESEIKTLKEQIEVEIRSLDQKILERTTELRTIFQSISTGILWINLDDQNSLRISSEYSDHLRQTIGFDIEAWHEMHFFLRRMRLSPLPCSGKELAAFFQEHMKQPETLDPMLEKLLGGIKVFDDLDRAKHLKFKWIPILEDGRVTELFLFVFDVSLSMDMQELAHCKALEIEALRELTRLSPVALEAGYQVFGNPSLPTISQFAAEHQLVRLDEALSGLQHEKHLDKFMQAYQRVLTLLAERQIRARQQSPFDYESFLEMPDWENLPVDTRTLFHELVRARGK from the coding sequence ATGAAGATCCTTGTCCTTCTGATCATGCTGCTGACAATCCCAAGGCTGGAGGCGGGCAGCCTCCCGGAGTTTATCTGGGATGCCACGGCGGAAGCGGAAGGTCTGAGCATTCAGGGTAATCTGGCTTGGAATCAAAAGGCCTGTGACTTTGATAAAGTCGAACAGGACACGCGGACCTTTCCGGTATTTTCCTATAAGCGGCCATCCGGGAAACCTTATAAGGATCCGACCGGAGCTTTTTGCTTCGCCCTGCGGCTGCCCGAGGAACGTCTCGGCACTCTTCTCCATTTCAGCATGATTCGGCTTTTTGGAGTCGCAGAGCTTACCATCAATGGCGAGCGCGTCTGGTTTCAGGACCAGACTACAGGAGCGGAGCGCCTGAATCTTCTTTATGAAGTGAAAAGTCAGAATCTTCTGGTCGAACTTCGTCTGCGTTGCCATGAAGCGCCATCCTGCGGTTTCCGCGGCGCTCTGCACGTCCGCAGCGATCGGCAGGGAACCCGCGCCGACCTTCTGCATTATTCCTACGATCTTCTGGCTCTCACGGGAATCCTGGCCTGCCTTTTCTATCACATGATCTTTGCGTTTCTGCGCCGGCGTTCGAGCACGGCGATTTTTCTTTCCATCAACGCCTTCGCTCTGATGCTCCGACTCTTTCTTTCTGGGCACGGGCAGCTGCACTTCTTTTTTAATATTCCAGAAAACTGGTACTGGCGCCTGGAGACGCTGGCGGCTTACCTGCTCCTGGCATCAACAGTGAGCCTCGTCAGAACAGTCTTTGAAAACGAGGCGCCCAAACATCTTTCGCTTCTGGGCTGGTCCATCGCGGGAACGTCGAGCGTCTTTCTGCTGCTCGGGCCGCGCGTCTTCCCCTTCCTTCTTTCCATCGTTTATGCGCTGGTGTTCCTGAACATCATCAATTACATGTTCGTCATCCCCAGGGCTTTGCGCCAGCGCCGTTCCGGAGCCGTTCTTATGGTGATCTGCGCGGCGGTGACATTTTTCTCGGCTCTCTTTGAGGCCCTGAACACGCGTTGGAATATCGAGATGCATTCGGCCGCTCAACCCCTGACCTATCTGGGTACCATGATTTTTCAATCAGTGCTCCTGGCCACCCGGATCAATGACGCCTTCGTCACAGCGGAAAAACAGGAGTCGGAAATCAAAACCTTGAAGGAACAAATCGAGGTCGAGATCCGCAGCCTGGACCAGAAGATTCTGGAACGCACAACCGAGCTGCGGACTATCTTCCAATCCATCTCCACCGGCATACTTTGGATCAACCTCGATGATCAGAACAGCCTTCGCATCAGCAGTGAATATTCCGATCATCTGCGCCAAACCATAGGCTTTGACATTGAAGCCTGGCATGAAATGCATTTCTTCCTGCGTCGCATGCGGCTCAGCCCCTTGCCGTGCAGTGGGAAAGAGCTTGCGGCGTTTTTCCAGGAGCACATGAAACAGCCGGAAACCCTGGATCCGATGCTGGAGAAACTCCTGGGCGGCATCAAGGTCTTTGATGATCTGGATCGGGCGAAGCATCTGAAATTCAAGTGGATCCCCATCCTTGAAGACGGCCGCGTGACCGAACTCTTCCTCTTCGTCTTTGATGTGTCCTTATCCATGGACATGCAGGAGCTGGCCCACTGCAAAGCCCTGGAAATCGAGGCCCTGCGCGAGTTGACAAGGCTGTCGCCCGTCGCGCTCGAAGCCGGGTATCAGGTCTTTGGCAATCCCAGCCTGCCGACCATCAGTCAGTTTGCGGCCGAGCATCAGTTGGTCCGTCTCGACGAGGCCTTGAGCGGCCTGCAGCATGAAAAGCACCTTGATAAATTTATGCAGGCCTACCAGCGGGTGCTGACTTTGCTTGCGGAGCGCCAGATTCGGGCGCGGCAGCAGTCCCCCTTCGATTATGAGAGTTTTCTTGAAATGCCTGACTGGGAAAACCTTCCGGTCGATACCCGCACGCTCTTCCATGAGCTGGTCCGCGCCCGCGGAAAGTAA
- a CDS encoding ATP-binding protein — MRNVLAIFLFLFILMDKAWAIPEVKLVQGTAVLPDEGRGLYKITGEAEMIWDQLSSPDEFTAGETKVRLVPFPDVWSALEHDGLSRQGKATYRMTIHLPESLLGERLGLWLPRSLGSSTIWMNNKKIIEHDFGPDGTDLFDRSPGHNRIFIVPREKTLQFVIQTFNWHMHTGGFVDRFLIGRAEDLQKISFDLMAFDFLVFGLLVFSSIYHLWLFTFRRKFEAYRDLGLFFLLVVARMLSTGSSHWLSELGCNEMIVYKLGWLTYYGGILVGVHLIRSIYPDETPGLLVKVARVVAIITCAIVFFTPLSFSHILLRPMQIFTIAIIGPVMWTLFRAYLNRRQGTLVLLPATALLLAMALVEIYNSVNKIDQNYSLLGVGMLLFSLGASISQSVSFDRTFHRVERQTRGINSLNQKLRKQAEILERRIHQTTEEMSTLLHNLPEGVLLIEGKYGHLEVGSYLSQSMKRILGADTITWPLVQNFFLETHLDSDQRAQLEATLGVMIGDDAISFELNAENLPKELLVIGDKATQSYLCAWAPVVLDGSIHSILLVLVDVSSERSVYHQFEMEQQIFDRMLQLLTTESDNLPVFMQEAQQIMRRLESGSQDSAPERSPALLRELHTLKGLARGFGLLGLARTAHEMEERLLRQPLSRLDTLFTVWASHQKAFSMLGFSSQNFPAREKEEDLLLVCGQVLFARFEAPSDAWQTAWQNYVKSLFIRLDDLVASVEEGLASVAQQLGKPKPRLIIEGGEVGIRRSIQGKLLGGLTHILRNALDHGLENAEERRAQNKPGQGSIFITLHFREKILIEVHDDGRGLNLHSIRRRALEKGLISADQDLSDEQLVQFVFAPGFSTKTAVNDISGRGLGMDAVQAAMRQMGGQIRIVWRSRKNEQGFRQGMWCISLPRRYGFHEVAS, encoded by the coding sequence ATGCGCAATGTGCTCGCCATATTTCTCTTTCTGTTCATTCTGATGGACAAGGCGTGGGCTATTCCCGAGGTCAAGCTCGTGCAGGGGACGGCCGTGCTCCCAGACGAGGGACGTGGACTCTATAAAATTACCGGCGAAGCAGAAATGATCTGGGATCAACTCTCAAGTCCCGATGAATTCACAGCCGGTGAAACCAAGGTCCGCCTGGTGCCCTTTCCCGATGTCTGGAGCGCACTCGAACACGATGGCCTCAGCCGCCAGGGCAAAGCCACCTACCGTATGACCATTCACCTTCCCGAAAGCCTTTTAGGCGAGCGTCTGGGACTATGGCTCCCGCGGTCCTTGGGATCGTCCACCATCTGGATGAACAACAAAAAAATCATTGAGCATGATTTCGGACCGGATGGGACGGATCTCTTCGATCGCTCGCCCGGGCATAACAGAATTTTCATAGTGCCGCGCGAGAAGACTCTGCAGTTTGTCATTCAGACCTTCAACTGGCATATGCATACGGGCGGTTTTGTCGACCGCTTTCTGATTGGTCGGGCCGAAGACCTGCAAAAAATCAGCTTCGACCTTATGGCCTTTGATTTCCTGGTCTTCGGCCTGCTCGTCTTCTCTTCCATCTATCACCTTTGGCTTTTCACATTCCGCAGAAAATTCGAAGCCTATCGTGATCTCGGGCTCTTCTTTTTGCTGGTGGTCGCCCGGATGCTGAGCACGGGCTCCTCTCATTGGCTGTCCGAGCTCGGCTGCAATGAAATGATCGTCTATAAATTGGGTTGGCTGACCTACTACGGCGGGATCCTGGTTGGAGTGCATCTGATCCGTTCCATTTATCCCGACGAAACACCGGGTCTTTTGGTTAAGGTCGCACGGGTGGTCGCGATCATCACATGCGCTATCGTTTTTTTCACGCCGCTCTCTTTTTCGCATATCCTGCTGCGGCCCATGCAGATCTTCACGATCGCCATCATAGGTCCTGTGATGTGGACCCTCTTCCGCGCCTACCTGAATCGCCGCCAGGGGACGCTGGTTCTTTTGCCGGCAACCGCCCTGCTGCTCGCTATGGCCCTGGTGGAAATCTATAATTCGGTGAATAAGATTGATCAGAACTACAGCCTGCTCGGTGTCGGCATGCTGCTCTTCTCGCTCGGGGCTTCGATATCGCAGTCGGTAAGCTTTGATCGCACCTTTCATAGGGTCGAGCGTCAGACCCGGGGCATCAATAGCCTGAATCAAAAGCTTCGGAAGCAGGCGGAAATCCTGGAGCGCCGGATTCATCAGACCACCGAGGAAATGTCCACGCTGCTTCATAACCTGCCGGAAGGCGTACTTTTGATCGAGGGGAAATATGGGCATTTGGAAGTGGGTTCCTATCTTTCCCAGTCCATGAAACGAATCCTGGGCGCTGACACGATCACGTGGCCGCTGGTGCAAAACTTTTTTCTGGAAACGCATCTGGATTCGGATCAAAGGGCTCAGCTTGAAGCGACTTTGGGCGTGATGATCGGTGATGATGCCATCAGCTTTGAGCTGAATGCCGAAAATTTGCCCAAGGAGCTGCTTGTGATCGGTGACAAGGCCACGCAGAGTTACCTGTGCGCCTGGGCTCCGGTTGTGCTGGACGGCAGCATCCATTCCATCCTGCTCGTCCTGGTCGATGTTTCCTCCGAACGTTCCGTTTATCATCAGTTTGAAATGGAGCAGCAGATCTTCGATAGGATGCTGCAGCTTCTGACCACAGAATCCGATAATCTGCCGGTCTTTATGCAGGAAGCCCAGCAGATCATGCGCCGTCTGGAAAGCGGCAGCCAGGACTCCGCGCCCGAACGCTCCCCCGCTCTTCTGCGTGAACTCCATACTCTCAAAGGCCTCGCCCGAGGCTTCGGACTTTTGGGGCTCGCCCGGACGGCTCATGAGATGGAAGAAAGACTTCTGCGACAGCCGCTCAGCCGTCTCGATACGCTTTTTACCGTATGGGCTTCGCATCAGAAAGCCTTCAGCATGCTTGGTTTCAGCAGTCAGAATTTTCCTGCTCGGGAAAAGGAGGAGGATCTGCTCCTCGTCTGCGGTCAGGTTTTGTTTGCACGCTTCGAAGCACCCTCGGATGCATGGCAGACGGCCTGGCAAAACTATGTGAAGTCGCTCTTCATTCGCTTGGATGACCTTGTCGCATCCGTGGAAGAAGGACTCGCATCAGTGGCCCAGCAGCTTGGCAAACCCAAGCCGCGGCTTATCATCGAAGGCGGCGAGGTGGGTATCCGCAGAAGCATTCAGGGCAAACTCCTGGGCGGCCTCACTCATATTCTGCGCAATGCCCTGGATCACGGCCTGGAAAATGCCGAGGAAAGGCGCGCGCAGAATAAACCCGGCCAGGGGTCCATTTTCATCACGCTGCACTTTCGTGAAAAGATTCTGATCGAAGTCCATGATGATGGCCGCGGCCTGAATCTTCACAGCATTCGCCGGCGCGCCTTGGAAAAAGGCCTGATAAGCGCGGATCAGGACCTGAGCGACGAGCAGCTGGTGCAGTTCGTCTTTGCGCCCGGCTTTTCCACCAAAACGGCTGTCAATGATATCTCGGGTCGCGGCCTCGGTATGGACGCGGTTCAGGCCGCGATGCGGCAGATGGGTGGGCAGATTCGCATTGTCTGGAGAAGCCGCAAGAATGAACAGGGTTTTCGTCAGGGCATGTGGTGCATTTCCCTGCCGCGGCGTTATGGATTTCATGAGGTGGCCTCATGA